In Lycium ferocissimum isolate CSIRO_LF1 chromosome 7, AGI_CSIRO_Lferr_CH_V1, whole genome shotgun sequence, the sequence AAACTATATGTATTTGACTATAGTTTGAATGATCTATAGACATATATTTGTATACAATTTTTTCAAGTAAATTcagtgtatttgaaattttgcatctaaaattttgttgaaatacattcaaatacagtcgAATATATTCAACTTTGTGACGCCGATGGCAAACTTGCTGATCGGAGCTcgaatatattcaaatacagtcaaaacaaaaggatatatcaatatataaatacattaaAATACACGGCCCTGTCGTGTATTTAAATGCACTGGAATACAATCATTTTGAATACACAtgtattgttacacctcgaaaatttttgtGTTGTTTGCGCCGTAAGTAAAGTAACGTAAGctggagaggtcatggaactctTCTAAGGTTAAGCAATACCTTTAACAAGTATTAAGAGAGTATCTAAAGGTTCcaggatcaagcgaatcgaagaaattaagtttgttaaaattttggaaaaacttggcagaattttggtcagaaaatttttgtccaagttgagagaggcatatctcctagaatatgaggagttatggaactTATAagctatgtaaattgaagttcagaaagtcttctttccaatgcaactgacagatcgcaAATCTGAGACGTACAGAGGAGGATGTGGCTTGTACAAAGTTGTACGATTTCTCGTGCAATTTGACGTTGCATATGTAcaaagatttatatatatatatatatatatatatatatatatatatatatatatatatatatatatatatatatatatatatatatatatattgtattcgCGTCGTGTGTGTCTTTCTATATTACGTTGAGCTCACATTTCAAGCCGGGATAACCGAACCGAGATTATGTCAGTGTACGCCAGGTGGTACTCGGTCGATAGggccgggtgcccgtcatgcccctcgtcggggtgtgacatgtaTTAAGAGAAATTAGGGTTGCATATATTCAAAAATAGTCAAATACACGTGACATCAGATATGGTTGGATACAACTGAACAGTGCATTCAAATACAGCGAATTTGCCATAAAAAGCTAGGAATTGTAAATTgataaaaggtagctattaaTTGTTAACAACTCTTAAAAGATAGTTATTCCTGTAAGTTGccctattatttatttatttgttttgtatcaagGTACTATGGAGGGGCGGAACTATAGCTTTGCCAACGGATCGGTACGCATTAGCTAATTCGGCTTAGATTTATATTTGTGGttaaaattcatttaatatgtaaaaataatttatcaagaacccaattaactttattttctagaatCCAGAGAacccataaactcaaaattttaactGCGCCTCTACTATGAAATATGATGTTCACACACAAACAACATTTTAAGTGAGTTTAAGATCTAGAATTTTTCGTATCTCCATATACAGAATGAAAAAGAGTCAAAACAGGCATATGACAATGTTTCCGATAGACCAAAATGAGATGATTTTCTTGTTACAGCTTGAAATTTGGCGATTTTATTTGTTACCATTGTCAAAGATGAACTGAAATAATTCATGTTTATAACGTTCCTTGAAACTTAAACTCCAGATTATTGCTTAAAACCCCCTTTAGTGCATAATAAGTcaataaaatgattatttatatatacttaGTCTCAAAGTAATTGTTATTATCAAACTCCACCGAGAGCCTAACAAATTGGTTCAACTTTTCAATTCTCTTCATGAATTATGATTATACATGGAGAGACTTCTTAGTAATATAAACCAATTATTCATTCAAGTAGTGAACGTACCAATTTTCCTTGAAACAATTTAGTTCCTTATAAGAAAATGACCTAAAATGGGCAGAATAAGACTATGTTTAATTGTAATACTTCTCATTGTTCCTCAATTTTATCGATCATCATTTTGTCTTCTCTCGCTACTATAAATAACACTAATACACTATATAGTTGTAGCCATCCATTTGGATCTTTTTGGATAAAAAAGGGAGGTAATTAAGGAGTGGGAGGGGACAGGAACAGGGAAGGGGTCCTGTAATACAAGACAATCCAATAAATGCATGATGTATGTTTTAACCAATAATATTATTACTAAATCATATAGTTAATTAACACATATTTTCAcattaatttttcatttaataTCATGGCAGATTAATATGATTTGTTGTAAATACCTGGTGCATATAAATTTTTACCATAAATTCTTATCGCACTTGGTATCTTTCTCAAATATATCAATTTATCATGGTTAAATAGTTTAATAAGGTGAGAATAATATTCATTAAAGTAAGAAATATCTATATGCTACATATATCATTCATCTATTGCTTTGATGTGGAAATTGGATAGGGGTAAGTTTTACTTCTTAAGAGAATGCTAAACTACATTGATCattaaaaattttaactttgtcggtgtatatatatatattaactacTACTCCATCTTATCCTATTATTATAAAGAAACAAAACTTGAACCCAACTCAACCTTAAAAGCTAGATGACAGGGGAGGACTGTCAATACATCTTtattttgcgcggattgcccttcatttggggtggtctttaatttttgccctccaaattggtggtctttaagttttgcccttcgcctaataccccgatgttgtgggttcgaaccccagcttagtaaaaaaaaaaaaaaaaaaatcgcaaggtagaatTTGCATGGGCAGAATTCTGCCTTAAGACGGAATTTGCAGCGAAATTCTGCATGgaggaaaaaagttaaaaaccaccattttgagggacaaaaattaaagaccaccccagcgaagggcaatcctgcaaattgccctcaGTACATTATAAGGGATCATAATTCATTCGCTCAATTAAGGTGGGACTTGGCATTCCGTAGCATACCCAGAAACTGGAGTTACTAGTTAGCATACACAACACAGAATTACAACAGTATGGACTAATGTCTCTGGCCCGATACTTAGTGGCAAAGCTAGTTAATAAGTTAGGGGTTCACGTTAATTCAATAATTTTGTCCAGATATAGAAACACatagttttcaaaaaaattgagtcttttttttttttttttttgtgcaactACTAATGTTGAGTTCGCGTCTATCAATACTATGTTAAAAAATACTTCATCCGTCTCAACTTAGTTGTCATGTTTCTTTTTGAAAGtcaaattgactcattttcaaTAAATTGAATTAGCTcaactcaatattttatatttaaaatttagttATCAAAAAACTATACGATAAGTACGCAAAAAATTTCATATTAATTTGATGAGAAAATATTTCTAAAATGCTAGTCGAAGTTCGCAGAACTCTTGAACGAAGGACAGAGGAAGTAGATACCAAACCTAACTTAAACTCCAAAAAATAACTATTCACGGGAGAATGGTCCAAATACCTATAAATAAATGTTTATATATTTCGATTACATTCTTTCTATCGTTTACCAGTTGACAAGAGGAGAACTTTAAATGGTGAAAGAAAAAACATCATTCGACCTGAAACCCCACACGGCGTACGAATACATGCAATTGACAAAATACATCCGCCAATAATTTCACCATCACAAGAAGAATAAGCAactgaagaagaaggagaagaagaaattgtTCAAAAGGTCATCAACAAAAGTTTGGAATAAAACTAAAGGAAGAATGGAAAGGGGTGAAGAAAGGGAGTTAAACAACTACAATTTACAAGTCTCTGCCAATAATATCCATGAATTGGGATTTGTACACTTTGCAGATCATAACCAGGTGATGAGCTTCTTAGCTCCTTCATCACAGTCTTCTCAAATATCTCAGTCTCTTCAAGCTAGCCTTACGCCTCCCACTACCACCACAAACGTCGCCGCCTCCTCAAATAATATTAGCAGTGCCCTAGGGTTTAACCACAATGAACTTGTCCATAGACCTTCTTGGAATAACGACCAGGTAATTCAGACGTTTTACTTGGTTCATCTCATCTGCCTAAGCTTTGAGCGGCATATATTTGTGCTGGTTGAAGATAACAAGTATTTAGTCAGATGTACGCAAAATGGTCTAACCACTAGTAGTATTAAACAAAAAAGATAGCAAGCTTCTTGTCTTTGTGACATACTAACACAAAATATTGGGATCTCCTTTAGGGtttctctatttattcttaatttACTTCTCGTAGTCATCTCTTTTGTTAATTCGTTGTTATGGATCAATTTTACATAGGTGGAAACACTAGATCCCAAGGCTGTTAATGACGAAAATTGCAGCGGTAATGCTAGCGAGGGTAACAATTCATGGTATTATCTCGAATCTCATCTCTCTCTCAGATttagtttattttcaaaatgaaagtaaaatgtTGTATCGATTCTAGCGCTATGAACTGCGGCTCGTGATTATCATATAGAAGTACTGAAATATCCTTCTTCTaacttttgatatatatatcttgGTTTTCACAAGTGGGGAAAACTAAAGAAAGAAGGTGGAGGAGTTTTGGATTTATTGGATCATGATCTACTTATTCTTTTCACCAATATGCATGCATAAAGATTTTGATTTGCAAGAAGTTATTAACCTCAGTATAAGAGAGATACTTTGTGCTTAATTCATTCTATCAAAATCTATGAATGGAGCGATTATGATGCAGCCTTCAAGAACGGTAATACGTGCGGTGGAATGGTAGAGATTTCTTCGTTCTAAACTGACTTTGAATCTTAAGGACTGAACTTCTTTTCGGCAGAGAGCACTAAATTCCTAAAGAGCGGGCTTTTTTACAAGGCATATCGGAATTAGTCGGACTTGTGAGCTTTTCACCGCATGTACCAGAATTAATCAGACCAGTaggtttggaagaagaaaaaaagtattTGCTTTATTTTCAAGTATTTATTACTTACCTCTAGAAGcttcttcatgattttcattaaaACCTGAGAAGATCTAAGCATTAATTCATGCAGAGAGATTCTTGCATCATTTTTTCTTGCAATGTCTCTTGCCCTTTACTTAACTCTATTtcaaaatgtgtataaatactgttgtttgtactataTATGTAGTGTGGACGGTGTAGTGCATCTTAAGAAAGACAAGTGGTAGATCCACTATATATTATAATGCTCTATTATTTGTACCCACATGTCCATCATCAAATTCAACACACATGATAATTTGATAAGACTTCATCTTAGCTAGCAGAAGTATAAACCCATATTGTTGTGAGCTCAATTGATTAATTACTAGTAACATTTGATTTCCAAAACATGTAGGTGGAAGGGTTCATCCTCAGATAAAGGAAAGGTGAAGATAAGGAGAAAGCTGAGAGAACCAAGGTTTTGTTTCCAAACAAGGAGTGACAttgatgttcttgatgatggataCAAATGGAGAAAATATGGTCAGAAAGTTGTCAAGAACAGCCTTCATCCCAGGTACCTAATGATATTTCCCCATAATTAAGTACCCGTTTCTtcgctttttcttttttccctacaacaacaactacaacataccc encodes:
- the LOC132064153 gene encoding probable WRKY transcription factor 12, which encodes MERGEERELNNYNLQVSANNIHELGFVHFADHNQVMSFLAPSSQSSQISQSLQASLTPPTTTTNVAASSNNISSALGFNHNELVHRPSWNNDQVETLDPKAVNDENCSGNASEGNNSWWKGSSSDKGKVKIRRKLREPRFCFQTRSDIDVLDDGYKWRKYGQKVVKNSLHPRSYYRCTHSNCRVKKRVERLSEDCRMVITTYEGRHNHSPCDDSNSSDHDCFTSF